One Acidobacteriota bacterium DNA segment encodes these proteins:
- the zwf gene encoding glucose-6-phosphate dehydrogenase yields MATIVEARPTAAYTTPALPKADSCILVIFGATGDLTRRKLIPALYDLACVGCMSPHFDIVGMGRKQLSDEEFRDSLEEAAAHSKDARNFSAEGWREFAKRIRYFTADTDDPEIYPRLAKYLADMRGKDCSPNLLFYLATPSSLFDEIIRGLGAAGLHRNEKGWTRIVIEKPFGHDLDSARRLNEVLRSVFQEEDVYRIDHYLGKETVQNILVFRFGNLLFEPIWNRNYIDYVEITAAEILGVEQRAGFYEETGALRDMVANHMLQLLSLTAMEPPLAFDASSVRGKKVEVLSAIRPMSVEEVPDRTVRGQYGQGQIDGKPVPGYRQEPGVSPNSKIETYAAVQFFIDNWRWAGVPFSLRTGKRLSRNLTEIAVHFKRTPQTLFAHESDHEIERNVIAFRIQPNEGISVDFAAKRPGTEMHTANVQLNFRYREAFGTKSPVAYETLLLDAMRGDATLFTRRDEAEAEWRLITPIEDAWAELRAPNFPNYPAGSAGPEGADLLIARQGWSWRTLDPLA; encoded by the coding sequence ATGGCGACAATTGTTGAAGCGAGACCTACGGCTGCTTACACAACTCCCGCTCTGCCCAAGGCGGACTCCTGCATCCTTGTAATCTTTGGCGCGACAGGAGACCTCACCCGACGCAAGCTGATTCCGGCGCTCTACGATCTCGCCTGTGTCGGGTGCATGTCGCCGCACTTCGATATCGTCGGGATGGGCAGGAAGCAACTCTCAGACGAAGAGTTTCGCGACAGTCTGGAGGAAGCGGCGGCTCATTCGAAGGACGCGCGTAACTTTTCTGCCGAAGGCTGGCGCGAATTCGCCAAGCGTATCCGCTACTTCACTGCTGACACCGACGACCCTGAAATCTATCCGCGCCTCGCGAAGTACCTCGCAGACATGCGAGGCAAAGACTGCAGCCCCAACCTGCTTTTTTATCTCGCAACGCCCAGTTCTTTATTTGATGAGATCATCAGGGGACTCGGAGCCGCTGGACTACACCGCAACGAGAAAGGGTGGACGCGGATTGTCATAGAGAAGCCGTTTGGCCACGATCTGGATTCGGCGCGCAGGTTGAATGAAGTGCTTCGTTCTGTATTCCAGGAGGAAGATGTCTATCGCATCGACCACTATCTCGGCAAAGAAACTGTCCAGAATATTTTGGTGTTCCGCTTCGGGAACCTGCTCTTCGAACCGATCTGGAATCGAAACTACATCGACTACGTGGAAATCACCGCCGCCGAGATTCTCGGGGTGGAGCAGCGCGCCGGCTTCTACGAAGAAACCGGAGCCTTGCGCGACATGGTTGCCAACCACATGCTTCAACTGCTCAGCCTCACCGCGATGGAGCCGCCGTTGGCTTTCGATGCCAGCTCGGTTCGTGGCAAAAAGGTAGAAGTGCTAAGCGCCATCCGGCCGATGAGTGTTGAAGAAGTTCCCGATCGTACGGTGCGCGGACAATATGGGCAGGGCCAAATCGACGGCAAACCCGTACCCGGTTATCGCCAGGAGCCAGGAGTTTCCCCCAATTCGAAGATCGAAACCTACGCGGCTGTGCAATTCTTCATCGACAACTGGCGCTGGGCTGGGGTTCCCTTCTCTCTAAGGACGGGCAAGAGGCTCTCCCGCAACCTGACGGAAATTGCAGTTCACTTCAAACGAACTCCTCAGACCCTGTTTGCACATGAGAGCGACCACGAAATTGAGCGTAACGTCATCGCCTTCCGCATTCAGCCGAACGAAGGCATCTCGGTAGATTTCGCCGCGAAACGGCCCGGAACGGAGATGCACACCGCCAACGTCCAACTCAATTTCCGTTATCGCGAGGCATTTGGCACAAAAAGTCCGGTGGCTTACGAGACGTTGCTGCTGGACGCCATGCGCGGGGATGCGACGTTGTTCACTCGCCGCGATGAAGCCGAGGCCGAGTGGCGGCTGATTACGCCGATCGAGGACGCCTGGGCAGAACTTCGTGCTCCAAACTTCCCAAACTACCCGGCAGGTAGTGCAGGGCCCGAGGGAGCGGACTTGTTGATCGCGCGTCAGGGCTGGAGTTGGCGCACACTTGACCCGCTCGCCTGA
- a CDS encoding RND transporter, which translates to MNFAVVALLLLILTGCAAGPKYQRSNVTTPPVWSSEEPWRAAEPRDGIPKGTWWKLYQDPALDVLEEQSLNANQSIQVAASRVEQARDLARVQVAGYFPTLSGGASVQRQRLSTNRAAVSAIAPSNAITQNVYQLPFQLNYEVDLFGRVRRNVEAANATYQATAADLENARLLITSDLAADYFTLRELDAEIGDVQESIAYDEKGLVLVNNRHAGGVASGLDVAQQETVLDAARAQLRLLQEQRATFEHAIATLVGAPAPTFHVQPATLNTQIPAIPLGVPTDVLERRPDIATAERQMAAQNALIGVARSAFYPSISLFGGGGLNSTDITSLFSAPSTFWSLGVSAAEPILNGGRTHAQVDFAKAGYQGSVATYRNTVLTAFQQVEDGLSGLTTLADAASAQAKAVNDAQRYLNIANDRYVGGLVTYLDVITAEQTLLSNQRLATQIQGQRLVTSVFLVKALGGGWDRKEIDALLVRPTAKQVVQQ; encoded by the coding sequence ATGAATTTTGCTGTCGTGGCATTATTGCTGCTGATTTTGACCGGCTGCGCCGCAGGACCGAAGTATCAACGATCGAACGTCACTACTCCTCCGGTCTGGTCCTCTGAGGAACCGTGGCGTGCCGCGGAGCCCCGTGATGGGATTCCAAAAGGCACATGGTGGAAGCTGTATCAGGATCCGGCGCTGGACGTACTTGAAGAGCAGTCGCTCAACGCAAATCAATCGATTCAAGTTGCCGCCTCGCGAGTTGAGCAGGCACGAGACCTGGCGCGTGTTCAGGTCGCCGGCTACTTCCCTACATTGTCGGGCGGAGCCAGTGTGCAGCGGCAGCGACTCTCAACCAATCGCGCCGCCGTTTCTGCGATTGCGCCCAGCAATGCAATCACGCAGAACGTCTATCAGCTCCCGTTTCAGCTGAATTACGAAGTCGACCTTTTCGGTCGCGTGCGTCGGAATGTCGAAGCTGCTAACGCAACCTATCAGGCTACGGCAGCCGATCTCGAGAACGCCAGGTTGCTGATTACTTCAGACTTAGCCGCTGACTACTTCACCCTGCGCGAGCTCGATGCCGAGATCGGGGATGTACAGGAGTCGATCGCCTACGACGAAAAGGGCCTTGTTCTGGTGAACAATCGCCATGCTGGTGGCGTGGCCTCCGGACTCGACGTTGCACAGCAAGAGACTGTGCTCGATGCGGCTCGCGCACAGCTTCGTCTTTTGCAGGAGCAGCGCGCTACTTTTGAACACGCGATCGCTACGCTGGTTGGCGCTCCGGCGCCAACGTTTCACGTGCAACCTGCGACTCTGAACACACAGATCCCAGCCATACCTCTCGGCGTTCCCACAGATGTGCTCGAACGCCGGCCCGACATCGCTACTGCTGAGCGCCAGATGGCGGCACAGAATGCTCTAATCGGAGTCGCAAGAAGCGCGTTTTATCCATCAATCTCCCTGTTCGGCGGCGGTGGTTTAAATAGCACTGACATCACCAGCCTTTTCTCTGCGCCAAGTACGTTTTGGTCGCTGGGAGTCTCTGCGGCGGAGCCGATTCTGAACGGTGGTCGCACTCACGCTCAGGTTGATTTCGCGAAGGCCGGATATCAGGGCTCAGTTGCGACATATCGCAACACGGTCCTAACTGCTTTTCAGCAAGTTGAAGACGGTTTATCCGGACTCACAACGCTGGCAGATGCGGCCTCGGCACAAGCAAAAGCGGTGAACGATGCACAGCGTTATCTCAACATTGCTAACGACCGCTATGTTGGAGGGCTGGTTACTTATCTGGATGTGATTACTGCAGAGCAGACGCTACTTAGCAACCAGCGGCTTGCCACGCAGATTCAGGGTCAGCGACTAGTGACATCAGTGTTCCTGGTAAAGGCTCTCGGTGGAGGTTGGGACCGCAAAGAAATCGATGCGCTCTTAGTTCGTCCGACAGCAAAACAAGTCGTACAGCAGTAG
- a CDS encoding peptidylprolyl isomerase → MHNEARSTQRKLATSTGEVNFLLLLALTLSICPFQASSQTVEVTRTGQVITAPSDVAAPPPDAEITSSGLAMKVLKAGIGTVHPATNDCVSANFVAWKTDGSLFSTSTSMDNSEMLCLNAGIIGVSEALKEMVVEEKRRLWVPEDLTFREHHHHGQRRPEDEEPPRGDLTFDVELLSIIKAPPTPADLAQPPASATRTSSGLAYQVLRDATGSVHPSLKDKVMVHFSCWKSDGTLFETTEMGNHPALVTLATAPAGWREAIPLMVVGEKARFWIPAVLAFGDRPANRFNPAGDLVYDIELLTVQ, encoded by the coding sequence ATGCATAACGAAGCTCGATCGACACAACGCAAGTTGGCAACCAGCACAGGCGAAGTGAACTTTTTGCTTCTACTGGCGCTCACGCTCTCCATTTGCCCATTCCAAGCTTCGAGTCAGACAGTAGAAGTCACTCGTACAGGCCAAGTCATCACGGCTCCTTCGGACGTCGCAGCACCGCCGCCTGACGCCGAGATCACTTCGTCGGGACTCGCAATGAAGGTGCTGAAGGCAGGGATAGGGACGGTGCATCCGGCCACCAACGATTGTGTAAGTGCAAACTTCGTTGCATGGAAAACCGACGGCAGTTTGTTCTCAACCTCCACCTCGATGGACAACTCAGAAATGCTCTGTCTTAATGCAGGCATCATTGGCGTTTCTGAAGCGCTGAAGGAGATGGTAGTTGAGGAAAAAAGACGCCTTTGGGTTCCAGAGGATCTCACGTTCAGAGAGCACCATCATCATGGTCAGAGACGACCAGAAGACGAAGAACCGCCGCGTGGAGACCTGACGTTCGACGTCGAGCTTCTGTCGATCATCAAAGCGCCGCCTACTCCTGCCGATCTGGCGCAGCCTCCCGCAAGCGCAACCAGAACTTCATCCGGCCTTGCCTATCAGGTATTGAGAGACGCAACCGGCAGTGTTCATCCCTCCTTGAAAGACAAAGTAATGGTTCATTTTTCGTGCTGGAAGAGCGATGGCACGCTGTTCGAGACGACTGAGATGGGCAATCACCCTGCACTGGTCACGCTGGCAACGGCTCCGGCGGGATGGCGCGAAGCGATTCCCTTAATGGTGGTCGGCGAGAAAGCTCGATTCTGGATTCCGGCGGTCTTGGCTTTCGGCGACCGACCCGCCAACCGCTTCAATCCCGCCGGCGACTTGGTCTATGACATTGAACTTTTGACTGTGCAGTAA